Proteins encoded within one genomic window of Brassica rapa cultivar Chiifu-401-42 chromosome A09, CAAS_Brap_v3.01, whole genome shotgun sequence:
- the LOC103838330 gene encoding disease resistance protein RML1A isoform X3: MASSSSSSPRTWRYRVFTSFHGPDVRKTFLSHLRKQFACNGISMFNDQAIERSHTIAPALTQAIRESRISIVVLTKNYASSSWCLDELLEILKCKEEMGQIVMTIFYGVDPSHVRKQTGDFGKVLKKTCSGKTEEEKQRWSQALTDVGNIAGEHFLNWDKESEMIEKIARDVSNKLNATVSRDFEDMVGIEAHLDKMQSLLHSDEDGAMIVGICGPAGIGKTTIARALHSRLSSGFQLTCFMENLRGSCNSGGLDEYGLKLRLQELLLSKIFNQNGMRIYHLGAIPERLCDLKVLIILDDVDDLQQLEALADETNWFGDGSRIIVTTEDQELLEQHGITNIYHVDLPTEKEARKIFCRYAFRQSLPPYGYENLAERATELCGNLPFGLRVMGSMLRGKKEDDWESILCRLENSNIPKIEAVLRVGYDSLHEKDQILFHLIAVFFNYENDGHVKTMLADSGLDVRLGLKTLAYKSLIKISSEGEVVMHKLLQQVGRQAIQRQEPWKRQILIDTDDIRDVLENDSGSRSLMGISFDMSTIKDDMDISARVFKSMRTLRFLRVYNTRCDTNVRVHLPEDMEFPPRLKLLHWEVYPRKCLPRTFCPEHLVELHLTDTQLEQLWEGTQPLTSLKKMVLVSCLCLKELPDLANATNLEILDVCGCQSLVEIHSSVGNLHRLQSLDMIFCKKLQVVPTLFNLTSLESLVIMGSYQMRELPDISTTIRELSIPETMLEEFLESTRLWSHLQCLEIFGCAITHQFMAHPSQRNLMVMRSVTGIERIPDCIKCLHGLKELSIYGCPKLASLPELPRSLTTPYFLYFPNCFKLCLEAKRVITQQSFRAYFPGKEMPAEFDDHRSFGSSLTIRPAVCKFRICLVLSPKPDMEEAYFRLLFCIRVKGCPSDEDMLWLDLPKIRGEHLFIFQAEFVEHHEEMVFKFSTSSHEVDVAECGVQVLTDESCSEQVSEDGDDVLSDDKSNGCDEPRVKIFKGYTMFLSLVFTFVLSLISSLILYRFLKKH; the protein is encoded by the exons atggcttcttcttcttcttcctcgcctCGCACATGGAGATACCGCGTCTTCACTAGCTTCCACGGACCCGACGTCCGCAAAACCTTTCTCAGTCATTTACGCAAACAGTTTGCCTGCAATGGGATTTCGATGTTCAATGATCAAGCGATCGAGAGAAGCCACACCATCGCCCCTGCTCTCACGCAAGCGATCAGAGAATCGAGGATCTCCATCGTGGTGTTAACGAAGAACTATGCTTCTTCCAGCTGGTGTTTGGATGAGCTTTTGGAGATTCTGAAATGCAAGGAAGAGATGGGTCAGATAGTGATGACGATCTTCTACGGAGTAGATCCTTCTCATGTTCGGAAACAAACCGGAGATTTCGGGAAAGTCTTAAAGAAAACGTGTTCTGGTAAAACAGAGGAAGAGAAGCAAAGATGGAGTCAAGCTTTGACCGATGTGGGAAACATAGCCGGGGAACACTTCCTCAACTG GGACAAGGAATCGGAGATGATTGAAAAGATTGCTAGAGATGTCTCAAACAAGCTAAATGCTACAGTCTCTAGGGATTTTGAAGACATGGTTGGTATTGAAGCACACTTGGATAAGATGCAATCTTTGTTACATTCAGATGAGGATGGAGCTATGATTGTTGGAATCTGTGGCCCTGCTGGCATTGGTAAGACTACCATTGCCAGGGCTTTACATAGTCGGCTCTCTAGCGGTTTCCAGCTTACTTGTTTTATGGAGAATCTTAGAGGAAGCTGTAACAGTGGTGGTCTTGATGAGTATGGATTGAAGCTGCGTTTACAAGAGCTACTTCTTTCCAAGATTTTTAACCAAAACGGTATGAGGATATACCATTTAGGTGCGATACCAGAAAGGTTATGCGACCTAAAAGTGCTTATCATTCTTGATGATGTGGACGATCTGCAGCAGCTTGAGGCTTTGGCTGATGAAACTAACTGGTTTGGTGATGGAAGCAGGATTATCGTAACCACGGAagatcaagagcttttggagcAACATGGTATCACCAATATATACCATGTGGATCTTCCAACTGAAAAAGAGGCTCGTAAGATCTTTTGCAGATATGCTTTTAGACAGAGCTTACCACCATATGGTTATGAAAATCTTGCAGAAAGAGCAACAGAGCTGTGCGGCAATCTTCCTTTTGGTCTCCGTGTCATGGGTTCAATGTTACGGGGAAAGAAAGAAGACGACTGGGAAAGTATATTGTGCAGGCTAGAAAATAGCAATATACCAAAGATCGAAGCAGTACTTAGAGTTGGATACGACAGTTTACATGAGAAGGATCAAATTCTGTTTCACCTCATTGCAGTCTTCTTCAACTACGAAAACGATGGCCATGTGAAAACAATGCTAGCTGACAGTGGCTTGGATGTTAGACTCGGGTTGAAAACCCTCGCCTACAAATCTCTCATAAAAATATCTTCGGAAGGAGAAGTAGTGATGCACAAGTTACTACAGCAAGTGGGCAGACAAGCGATTCAAAGACAGGAGCCTTGGAAACGCCAAATTCTAATTGATACTGATGACATTCGAGATGTCCTTGAAAATGATTCT gGTAGTAGAAGCTTGATGGGGATATCTTTTGATATGTCTACAATCAAAGACGACATGGATATTAGCGCAAGAGTTTTTAAAAGTATGCGTACTCTTCGATTCCTCAGGGTCTACAACACGAGATGTGATACAAATGTTAGAGTGCATTTACCCGAGGACATGGAGTTTCCACCTCGTCTGAAGTTATTACACTGGGAGGTATATCCGAGGAAGTGTCTTCCTCGTACATTTTGTCCCGAACATCTTGTGGAACTACACTTGACAGATACCCAGCTTGAGCAATTGTGGGAAGGAACCCAG CCCCTCACAAGTCTCAAGAAGATGGTTTTGGTTTCGTGCTTGTGTCTAAAGGAACTCCCGGATCTAGCAAATGCTACAAATCTCGAAATATTGGATGTGTGTGGATGCCAGAGTTTGGTAGAGATTCATTCCTCTGTTGGAAATCTTCATAGACTGCAGAGTTTGGATATGATTTTCTGTAAAAAGCTACAGGTTGTTCCAACTCTCTTCAACTTGACATCTCTTGAATCACTCGTGATAATGGGATCCTACCAAATGAGGGAACTTCCAGATATTTCCACGACCATCAGAGAACTTTCAATCCCAGAAACAATGTTAGAAGAATTTCTTGAATCAACTAGACTCTGGTCTCATCTTCAGTGTCTCGAGATATTTGGCTGTGCCATTACACATCAGTTTATGGCACATCCATCTCAGAGAAATTTGATGGTAATGCGAAGTGTCACGGGTATTGAGAGAATTCCAGACTGTATCAAATGTCTTCATGGGTTAAAAGAGCTAAGTATATATGGCTGTCCAAAACTTGCATCACTCCCAGAGCTTCCTCGGTCGCTCACAACAC CTTATTTTCTCTACTTCCCCAACTGCTTCAAGCTGTGCCTAGAAGCGAAGAGAGTAATTACACAGCAATCATTTAGAGCATACTTTCCAGGAAAAGAGATGCCTGCAGAGTTCGATGATCATCGATCATTTGGAAGTTCCTTGACCATCCGTCCCGCTGTCTGCAAGTTTAGGATTTGCCTGGTGCTTTCCCCTAAACCGGATATGGAAGAAGCTTATTTCAGATTACTGTTTTGCATACGCGTAAAAGGTTGTCCCAGTGACGAAGACATGCTTTGGTTAGATCTCCCTAAAATCCGAGGGGAAcatctttttatatttcaagCTGAGTTTGTTGAACATCACGAGGAGATGGTGTTCAAATTCAGCACCTCATCCCATGAAGTCGACGTTGCTGAATGTGGTGTCCAGGTTTTGACAGATGAATCTTGTTCAGAACAAGTGTCTGAAGACGGCGATGATGTTCTCTCTGATGATAAGAGCAATGGATGTGATGAACCCAGAGTAAAGATCTTTAAGGGTTATACAATGTTTCTTTCTCTAGTTTTTACTTTCGTTTTGAGTTTGATTTCAAGTCTAATTTTGTATAGATTCCTAAAGAAGCATTAA
- the LOC103838252 gene encoding succinate--CoA ligase [ADP-forming] subunit beta, mitochondrial codes for MRGLVNKLVSRSLSVSGKWQHQQLRRLNIHEYQGAELMGKYGVNVPKGVAVSSLDQVKNAIQQVFPNETELVVKSQILAGGRGLGTFKSGLKGGVHIVNRDQVPDIAGKMLGQVLVTKQTGPQGKVVSKVYLCEKLSLVNEMYFSIILDRKSAGPLIIACKKGGTSIEDLAEKFPDMIIKVPIDVFAGITDEDAAKVVDGLAPKAADRKDSIEQVKKLYELFRKTDCTMLEINPLAETSTNQLVAADAKLNFDDNAAFRQKDIFALRDPTQEDPREVAAAKVDLNYIGLDGEIGCMVNGAGLAMATMDIIKLHGGTPANFLDVGGNASEHQVVEAFKILTSDDKVKAILVNIFGGIMKCDVIASGIVNAAKEVSLKVPVVVRLEGTNVEQGKRILKESGMKLITADDLDDAAEKAVKALAN; via the exons ATGAGGGGATTGGTGAACAAGCTCGTGTCCAGATCTCTCTCCGTCTCCGGCAAATGGCAGCACCAACAGCTCCGCCGTCTCAACATCCACGAGTATCAG GGAGCAGAGCTGATGGGTAAATACGGAGTTAACGTGCCAAAGGGAGTCGCTGTTTCTTCTCTCGATCAAGTTAAAAACGCTATCCAACAAGTTTTCCCTAACGAAACAGAG TTGGTAGTTAAGAGCCAGATCTTGGCTGGTGGAAGAGGTCTTGGCACTTTCAAGAGCGGCCTTAAGGGCGGTGTTCACATTGTCAACCGTGATCAGGTTCCAGATATTGCTG gGAAGATGCTTGGACAAGTGCTCGTCACCAAACAAACGGGTCCTCAAGGAAAAGTTGTCAGCAAG GTCTACTTGTGTGAGAAGTTGTCACTCGTCAATGAGATGTACTTTTCCATTATCCTCGACCGTAAATCTGCTGGACCG CTTATAATTGCCTGTAAGAAGGGTGGTACCAGCATTGAAGATCTTGCTGAGAAGTTCCCTGACATGATTATTAAG GTACCGATCGATGTATTTGCAGGAATTACAGATGAGGATGCTGCTAAGGTTGTGGATGGTCTGGCTCCAAAAGCTGCCGACAGAAAAGATTCGATTGAACAAGTGAAGAAGCTATACGAACTCTTCCGCAAGACTGACTGCACAATGTTGGAA ATCAACCCTCTCGCTGAGACATCCACTAATCAATTGGTAGCTGCTGATGCTAAGTTGAACTTTGATGATAATGCTGCTTTCCGTCAGAAAGACATTTTTGCCCTTCGTGATCCAACACAGGAGGATCCACGTGAG GTGGCTGCTGCAAAAGTAGACCTGAACTATATCGGTTTAGATGGAGAGATTGGGTGCATGGTGAATGGTGCAGGATTGGCCATGGCAACCATGGACATCATCAAACTGCACGGTGGGACTCCCGCAAATTTCCTTGACGTCGGTGGAAACGCTTCTGAACACCAG GTGGTGGAGGCGTTTAAGATACTGACATCGGACGATAAAGTGAAAGCAATATTGGTGAACATATTCGGCGGGATAATGAAATGTGATGTGATTGCTAGTGGAATTGTGAATGCTGCTAAAGAG GTGTCATTGAAAGTTCCAGTGGTGGTTCGTCTAGAAGGAACAAATGTTGAACAAGGAAAGAGAATCCTCAAGGAAAGTGGAATGAAACTCATAACAGCTGATGATTTGGATGATGCAGCAGAGAAAGCTGTAAAGGCATTAGCTAATTAG
- the LOC103838330 gene encoding disease resistance protein RML1A isoform X1 codes for MASSSSSSPRTWRYRVFTSFHGPDVRKTFLSHLRKQFACNGISMFNDQAIERSHTIAPALTQAIRESRISIVVLTKNYASSSWCLDELLEILKCKEEMGQIVMTIFYGVDPSHVRKQTGDFGKVLKKTCSGKTEEEKQRWSQALTDVGNIAGEHFLNWDKESEMIEKIARDVSNKLNATVSRDFEDMVGIEAHLDKMQSLLHSDEDGAMIVGICGPAGIGKTTIARALHSRLSSGFQLTCFMENLRGSCNSGGLDEYGLKLRLQELLLSKIFNQNGMRIYHLGAIPERLCDLKVLIILDDVDDLQQLEALADETNWFGDGSRIIVTTEDQELLEQHGITNIYHVDLPTEKEARKIFCRYAFRQSLPPYGYENLAERATELCGNLPFGLRVMGSMLRGKKEDDWESILCRLENSNIPKIEAVLRVGYDSLHEKDQILFHLIAVFFNYENDGHVKTMLADSGLDVRLGLKTLAYKSLIKISSEGEVVMHKLLQQVGRQAIQRQEPWKRQILIDTDDIRDVLENDSGSRSLMGISFDMSTIKDDMDISARVFKSMRTLRFLRVYNTRCDTNVRVHLPEDMEFPPRLKLLHWEVYPRKCLPRTFCPEHLVELHLTDTQLEQLWEGTQPLTSLKKMVLVSCLCLKELPDLANATNLEILDVCGCQSLVEIHSSVGNLHRLQSLDMIFCKKLQVVPTLFNLTSLESLVIMGSYQMRELPDISTTIRELSIPETMLEEFLESTRLWSHLQCLEIFGCAITHQFMAHPSQRNLMVMRSVTGIERIPDCIKCLHGLKELSIYGCPKLASLPELPRSLTTLTVYKCPSLETLEPFPFGARIEDLSFLDCFRLGRKARRLITQQSSRVCLPGRNVPAEFHHRAIGNFVAICSNAYRFKICAVISPKQVMVEDQVIELLCHILINGCPMKSTLKNKFDVEITIQLEHLIIFPSTLLTVDRRPEQYSEILFEFSTTSQDIEVIECGVQILRDKTGSCESNSEQLLELELEDDLDYDAPRVDTIKDFAKFLPSLLIFLSSLIPSVLFYSLLKQRKDLIRDYFTSFFSF; via the exons atggcttcttcttcttcttcctcgcctCGCACATGGAGATACCGCGTCTTCACTAGCTTCCACGGACCCGACGTCCGCAAAACCTTTCTCAGTCATTTACGCAAACAGTTTGCCTGCAATGGGATTTCGATGTTCAATGATCAAGCGATCGAGAGAAGCCACACCATCGCCCCTGCTCTCACGCAAGCGATCAGAGAATCGAGGATCTCCATCGTGGTGTTAACGAAGAACTATGCTTCTTCCAGCTGGTGTTTGGATGAGCTTTTGGAGATTCTGAAATGCAAGGAAGAGATGGGTCAGATAGTGATGACGATCTTCTACGGAGTAGATCCTTCTCATGTTCGGAAACAAACCGGAGATTTCGGGAAAGTCTTAAAGAAAACGTGTTCTGGTAAAACAGAGGAAGAGAAGCAAAGATGGAGTCAAGCTTTGACCGATGTGGGAAACATAGCCGGGGAACACTTCCTCAACTG GGACAAGGAATCGGAGATGATTGAAAAGATTGCTAGAGATGTCTCAAACAAGCTAAATGCTACAGTCTCTAGGGATTTTGAAGACATGGTTGGTATTGAAGCACACTTGGATAAGATGCAATCTTTGTTACATTCAGATGAGGATGGAGCTATGATTGTTGGAATCTGTGGCCCTGCTGGCATTGGTAAGACTACCATTGCCAGGGCTTTACATAGTCGGCTCTCTAGCGGTTTCCAGCTTACTTGTTTTATGGAGAATCTTAGAGGAAGCTGTAACAGTGGTGGTCTTGATGAGTATGGATTGAAGCTGCGTTTACAAGAGCTACTTCTTTCCAAGATTTTTAACCAAAACGGTATGAGGATATACCATTTAGGTGCGATACCAGAAAGGTTATGCGACCTAAAAGTGCTTATCATTCTTGATGATGTGGACGATCTGCAGCAGCTTGAGGCTTTGGCTGATGAAACTAACTGGTTTGGTGATGGAAGCAGGATTATCGTAACCACGGAagatcaagagcttttggagcAACATGGTATCACCAATATATACCATGTGGATCTTCCAACTGAAAAAGAGGCTCGTAAGATCTTTTGCAGATATGCTTTTAGACAGAGCTTACCACCATATGGTTATGAAAATCTTGCAGAAAGAGCAACAGAGCTGTGCGGCAATCTTCCTTTTGGTCTCCGTGTCATGGGTTCAATGTTACGGGGAAAGAAAGAAGACGACTGGGAAAGTATATTGTGCAGGCTAGAAAATAGCAATATACCAAAGATCGAAGCAGTACTTAGAGTTGGATACGACAGTTTACATGAGAAGGATCAAATTCTGTTTCACCTCATTGCAGTCTTCTTCAACTACGAAAACGATGGCCATGTGAAAACAATGCTAGCTGACAGTGGCTTGGATGTTAGACTCGGGTTGAAAACCCTCGCCTACAAATCTCTCATAAAAATATCTTCGGAAGGAGAAGTAGTGATGCACAAGTTACTACAGCAAGTGGGCAGACAAGCGATTCAAAGACAGGAGCCTTGGAAACGCCAAATTCTAATTGATACTGATGACATTCGAGATGTCCTTGAAAATGATTCT gGTAGTAGAAGCTTGATGGGGATATCTTTTGATATGTCTACAATCAAAGACGACATGGATATTAGCGCAAGAGTTTTTAAAAGTATGCGTACTCTTCGATTCCTCAGGGTCTACAACACGAGATGTGATACAAATGTTAGAGTGCATTTACCCGAGGACATGGAGTTTCCACCTCGTCTGAAGTTATTACACTGGGAGGTATATCCGAGGAAGTGTCTTCCTCGTACATTTTGTCCCGAACATCTTGTGGAACTACACTTGACAGATACCCAGCTTGAGCAATTGTGGGAAGGAACCCAG CCCCTCACAAGTCTCAAGAAGATGGTTTTGGTTTCGTGCTTGTGTCTAAAGGAACTCCCGGATCTAGCAAATGCTACAAATCTCGAAATATTGGATGTGTGTGGATGCCAGAGTTTGGTAGAGATTCATTCCTCTGTTGGAAATCTTCATAGACTGCAGAGTTTGGATATGATTTTCTGTAAAAAGCTACAGGTTGTTCCAACTCTCTTCAACTTGACATCTCTTGAATCACTCGTGATAATGGGATCCTACCAAATGAGGGAACTTCCAGATATTTCCACGACCATCAGAGAACTTTCAATCCCAGAAACAATGTTAGAAGAATTTCTTGAATCAACTAGACTCTGGTCTCATCTTCAGTGTCTCGAGATATTTGGCTGTGCCATTACACATCAGTTTATGGCACATCCATCTCAGAGAAATTTGATGGTAATGCGAAGTGTCACGGGTATTGAGAGAATTCCAGACTGTATCAAATGTCTTCATGGGTTAAAAGAGCTAAGTATATATGGCTGTCCAAAACTTGCATCACTCCCAGAGCTTCCTCGGTCGCTCACAACACTAACAGTATACAAATGTCCTTCACTGGAGACACTAGAACCTTTCCCTTTTGGCGCCCGGATTGAGGATCTCTCTTTCCTCGATTGCTTTAGATTGGGTCGAAAAGCAAGGCGACTAATTACCCAACAATCATCACGGGTATGCCTACCTGGAAGAAATGTACCTGCAGAGTTCCATCACCGGGCTATAGGAAATTTCGTGGCCATATGCTCAAATGCCTACCGATTTAAGATTTGTGCCGTGATTTCCCCTAAACAGGTGATGGTGGAAGATCAAGTTATTGAATTACTGTGTCACATACTCATAAATGGTTGTCCCATGAAGAGCACCttgaaaaacaaatttgatGTCGAGATTACAATCCAATTAGAACATCTCATTATATTCCCCTCCACATTGCTTACGGTAGACCGACGGCCTGAGCAGTACAGCGAGATATTGTTTGAATTCAGCACCACATCCCAGGACATCGAAGTTATTGAATGTGGTGTTCAGATCTTGAGGGACAAAACCGGAAGCTGTGAATCTAATTCAGAACAACTATTGGAATTGGAATTGGAAGACGACCTTGACTACGATGCACCAAGAGTAGATACCATTAAGGATTTTGCTAAGTTTCTTCCTTCGCTTCTTATTTTCCTTTCGAGTTTGATTCCAAGTGTTCTTTTTTATAGCTTACTAAAGCAACGTAAAGACTTGATACGTGATTATTTCACATCTTTCTTTTCCTTCTGA
- the LOC103838330 gene encoding disease resistance protein RML1A isoform X2: MASSSSSSPRTWRYRVFTSFHGPDVRKTFLSHLRKQFACNGISMFNDQAIERSHTIAPALTQAIRESRISIVVLTKNYASSSWCLDELLEILKCKEEMGQIVMTIFYGVDPSHVRKQTGDFGKVLKKTCSGKTEEEKQRWSQALTDVGNIAGEHFLNWDKESEMIEKIARDVSNKLNATVSRDFEDMVGIEAHLDKMQSLLHSDEDGAMIVGICGPAGIGKTTIARALHSRLSSGFQLTCFMENLRGSCNSGGLDEYGLKLRLQELLLSKIFNQNGMRIYHLGAIPERLCDLKVLIILDDVDDLQQLEALADETNWFGDGSRIIVTTEDQELLEQHGITNIYHVDLPTEKEARKIFCRYAFRQSLPPYGYENLAERATELCGNLPFGLRVMGSMLRGKKEDDWESILCRLENSNIPKIEAVLRVGYDSLHEKDQILFHLIAVFFNYENDGHVKTMLADSGLDVRLGLKTLAYKSLIKISSEGEVVMHKLLQQVGRQAIQRQEPWKRQILIDTDDIRDVLENDSGSRSLMGISFDMSTIKDDMDISARVFKSMRTLRFLRVYNTRCDTNVRVHLPEDMEFPPRLKLLHWEVYPRKCLPRTFCPEHLVELHLTDTQLEQLWEGTQELPDLANATNLEILDVCGCQSLVEIHSSVGNLHRLQSLDMIFCKKLQVVPTLFNLTSLESLVIMGSYQMRELPDISTTIRELSIPETMLEEFLESTRLWSHLQCLEIFGCAITHQFMAHPSQRNLMVMRSVTGIERIPDCIKCLHGLKELSIYGCPKLASLPELPRSLTTLTVYKCPSLETLEPFPFGARIEDLSFLDCFRLGRKARRLITQQSSRVCLPGRNVPAEFHHRAIGNFVAICSNAYRFKICAVISPKQVMVEDQVIELLCHILINGCPMKSTLKNKFDVEITIQLEHLIIFPSTLLTVDRRPEQYSEILFEFSTTSQDIEVIECGVQILRDKTGSCESNSEQLLELELEDDLDYDAPRVDTIKDFAKFLPSLLIFLSSLIPSVLFYSLLKQRKDLIRDYFTSFFSF; this comes from the exons atggcttcttcttcttcttcctcgcctCGCACATGGAGATACCGCGTCTTCACTAGCTTCCACGGACCCGACGTCCGCAAAACCTTTCTCAGTCATTTACGCAAACAGTTTGCCTGCAATGGGATTTCGATGTTCAATGATCAAGCGATCGAGAGAAGCCACACCATCGCCCCTGCTCTCACGCAAGCGATCAGAGAATCGAGGATCTCCATCGTGGTGTTAACGAAGAACTATGCTTCTTCCAGCTGGTGTTTGGATGAGCTTTTGGAGATTCTGAAATGCAAGGAAGAGATGGGTCAGATAGTGATGACGATCTTCTACGGAGTAGATCCTTCTCATGTTCGGAAACAAACCGGAGATTTCGGGAAAGTCTTAAAGAAAACGTGTTCTGGTAAAACAGAGGAAGAGAAGCAAAGATGGAGTCAAGCTTTGACCGATGTGGGAAACATAGCCGGGGAACACTTCCTCAACTG GGACAAGGAATCGGAGATGATTGAAAAGATTGCTAGAGATGTCTCAAACAAGCTAAATGCTACAGTCTCTAGGGATTTTGAAGACATGGTTGGTATTGAAGCACACTTGGATAAGATGCAATCTTTGTTACATTCAGATGAGGATGGAGCTATGATTGTTGGAATCTGTGGCCCTGCTGGCATTGGTAAGACTACCATTGCCAGGGCTTTACATAGTCGGCTCTCTAGCGGTTTCCAGCTTACTTGTTTTATGGAGAATCTTAGAGGAAGCTGTAACAGTGGTGGTCTTGATGAGTATGGATTGAAGCTGCGTTTACAAGAGCTACTTCTTTCCAAGATTTTTAACCAAAACGGTATGAGGATATACCATTTAGGTGCGATACCAGAAAGGTTATGCGACCTAAAAGTGCTTATCATTCTTGATGATGTGGACGATCTGCAGCAGCTTGAGGCTTTGGCTGATGAAACTAACTGGTTTGGTGATGGAAGCAGGATTATCGTAACCACGGAagatcaagagcttttggagcAACATGGTATCACCAATATATACCATGTGGATCTTCCAACTGAAAAAGAGGCTCGTAAGATCTTTTGCAGATATGCTTTTAGACAGAGCTTACCACCATATGGTTATGAAAATCTTGCAGAAAGAGCAACAGAGCTGTGCGGCAATCTTCCTTTTGGTCTCCGTGTCATGGGTTCAATGTTACGGGGAAAGAAAGAAGACGACTGGGAAAGTATATTGTGCAGGCTAGAAAATAGCAATATACCAAAGATCGAAGCAGTACTTAGAGTTGGATACGACAGTTTACATGAGAAGGATCAAATTCTGTTTCACCTCATTGCAGTCTTCTTCAACTACGAAAACGATGGCCATGTGAAAACAATGCTAGCTGACAGTGGCTTGGATGTTAGACTCGGGTTGAAAACCCTCGCCTACAAATCTCTCATAAAAATATCTTCGGAAGGAGAAGTAGTGATGCACAAGTTACTACAGCAAGTGGGCAGACAAGCGATTCAAAGACAGGAGCCTTGGAAACGCCAAATTCTAATTGATACTGATGACATTCGAGATGTCCTTGAAAATGATTCT gGTAGTAGAAGCTTGATGGGGATATCTTTTGATATGTCTACAATCAAAGACGACATGGATATTAGCGCAAGAGTTTTTAAAAGTATGCGTACTCTTCGATTCCTCAGGGTCTACAACACGAGATGTGATACAAATGTTAGAGTGCATTTACCCGAGGACATGGAGTTTCCACCTCGTCTGAAGTTATTACACTGGGAGGTATATCCGAGGAAGTGTCTTCCTCGTACATTTTGTCCCGAACATCTTGTGGAACTACACTTGACAGATACCCAGCTTGAGCAATTGTGGGAAGGAACCCAG GAACTCCCGGATCTAGCAAATGCTACAAATCTCGAAATATTGGATGTGTGTGGATGCCAGAGTTTGGTAGAGATTCATTCCTCTGTTGGAAATCTTCATAGACTGCAGAGTTTGGATATGATTTTCTGTAAAAAGCTACAGGTTGTTCCAACTCTCTTCAACTTGACATCTCTTGAATCACTCGTGATAATGGGATCCTACCAAATGAGGGAACTTCCAGATATTTCCACGACCATCAGAGAACTTTCAATCCCAGAAACAATGTTAGAAGAATTTCTTGAATCAACTAGACTCTGGTCTCATCTTCAGTGTCTCGAGATATTTGGCTGTGCCATTACACATCAGTTTATGGCACATCCATCTCAGAGAAATTTGATGGTAATGCGAAGTGTCACGGGTATTGAGAGAATTCCAGACTGTATCAAATGTCTTCATGGGTTAAAAGAGCTAAGTATATATGGCTGTCCAAAACTTGCATCACTCCCAGAGCTTCCTCGGTCGCTCACAACACTAACAGTATACAAATGTCCTTCACTGGAGACACTAGAACCTTTCCCTTTTGGCGCCCGGATTGAGGATCTCTCTTTCCTCGATTGCTTTAGATTGGGTCGAAAAGCAAGGCGACTAATTACCCAACAATCATCACGGGTATGCCTACCTGGAAGAAATGTACCTGCAGAGTTCCATCACCGGGCTATAGGAAATTTCGTGGCCATATGCTCAAATGCCTACCGATTTAAGATTTGTGCCGTGATTTCCCCTAAACAGGTGATGGTGGAAGATCAAGTTATTGAATTACTGTGTCACATACTCATAAATGGTTGTCCCATGAAGAGCACCttgaaaaacaaatttgatGTCGAGATTACAATCCAATTAGAACATCTCATTATATTCCCCTCCACATTGCTTACGGTAGACCGACGGCCTGAGCAGTACAGCGAGATATTGTTTGAATTCAGCACCACATCCCAGGACATCGAAGTTATTGAATGTGGTGTTCAGATCTTGAGGGACAAAACCGGAAGCTGTGAATCTAATTCAGAACAACTATTGGAATTGGAATTGGAAGACGACCTTGACTACGATGCACCAAGAGTAGATACCATTAAGGATTTTGCTAAGTTTCTTCCTTCGCTTCTTATTTTCCTTTCGAGTTTGATTCCAAGTGTTCTTTTTTATAGCTTACTAAAGCAACGTAAAGACTTGATACGTGATTATTTCACATCTTTCTTTTCCTTCTGA